The Stomoxys calcitrans chromosome 3, idStoCalc2.1, whole genome shotgun sequence genome includes a region encoding these proteins:
- the LOC106088390 gene encoding mucin-2 has protein sequence MDTVYGTKKYFQSLSGASDIYRSPACRAVSNDYTYQNTLGRRSTLGAYYHMNNQPSYSNDHSLNNQYGYNNTWGIWRDGRNLAPSTFSTKPHQHYQKTRSFSIILTTAAFIVLLAVISIAGLAFYFSSIKGNMEDPVLGFEGSFRIAKGDLFSTGLKYNHTSSYKQKIDFYKRFMERSLMDQGLQPMRTDVWGFGEGPLIKVNFRTFFDVRKLPQNIHNVEEYIKEAIFLETTMAKSLYKTLRVDSDSVEVKRILDEQVVKSASLFKDAHLAPTSQTQLEKRLMKKGGTAPALINKPSGASKVRPTSKPHSSDEEPDVDVENAPVIQGSFEGSFEITKTDADIARKKTTPTRAYGHSSSLAPKTVTPYALRVKPKKPGIEKLTTITPQSSVPKVTSSSSTTTTTTTTTTKAPSTTKFTTTTTSTTTTSTTTSTTTEKPTVTTTSSTTTTTTTAEPTTMPTTRTSTHMTPSTTRPPITTAGYPTTASSTQINRFSYPPVALTSNAPQMLPKLDQNLFTSVPVLDTQPWRPIHREVPEFLPGPPPSFPTKTLPSLLHSTSLPPIAINEEPPRRRIDEMELPFLPEEPTPPKPALDPYTPNYYGPAYKKPELNSDLKAAEDLVFYHSFGNPVFMPGSEGIERLGTGASVQPHPLPVPLIDEVVIPPFKPLIANAGSQSKVPFEIGSESDKFEHLGDGVIAKKPENVTNSGKKETSSTTEAVSSTLPITNTINSKENEEYLPTLRPQQDEIDSSSVTSELADKIGEFFMDWLDLPKDEVSPKPEQSLESRIEPDEEAFTTLAPEVNKPIAAFNESSSTTTTTTSTTIATPTTTGTSKPNFLNLKELILKRNQLKKENEKKTIAQDMEGNHTATNDQHIIVTTEVPTAITTTTATTSTAAPPTKALPTTKRYKLRPGNSKPPTILDDSILFPSHSKWEFVNNSAANNYGHTGNMRKVFNTTLQAWVSEDIEKTDKSESETLDDIKTKINNATNIQDISFIFDTLASKLGITPSLPAKVPPFSQNKLKQTHLSNEGRIKASSTPPKTTRPAGVAESTSYRNTEMEESSTAALSRTSEESLPYIEEKRREPFIKPMSSFIEDSSSEGVGAAIPVVGEAEVEVIDPTKYEEMLKSSQFADSTTTETTPKLVTLMPVRSNSGIRTYKPLVETGRSSSSSPSVAATSSPTSKARKATSPRPSITRRKNINQSRRLPPAEAVIRGGLKVTVK, from the exons tcCAATGACTACACCTACCAAAACACACTGGGAAGGCGTTCCACTCTTGGCGCCTACTATCACATGAACAATCAGCCCTCGTATAGCAATGACCACAGTCTGAACAATCAGTATGGCTACAACAATACCTGGGGCATATGGAGGGATGGTCGAAATTTGGCTCCTTCCACTTTCTCAACGAAACCGCATCAGCATTATCAGAAGACCAGATCCTTCTCAATAATCCTTACGACAGCAGCTTTTATAGTACTGCTGGCGGTGATTTCGATAGCAGGTCTGGCATTTTACTTCAGCTCCATTAAAGGCAATATGGAAGATC CTGTTTTGGGTTTTGAGGGTTCCTTTCGCATAGCCAAAGGAGACCTATTTTCCACTGGCCTTAAATACAATCACACCTCATCATATAAACAGAAGATAGATTTTTATAAGCGTTTTATGGAGAGATCTTTGATGGATCAAGGACTGCAGCCCATGCGTACCGATGTTTGGGGTTTCGGTGAAGGTCCTCTGATAAAAGTTAATTTTAGAACATTTTTCGATGTGCGAAAATTGCCACA GAATATACATAATGTTGAGGAATACATTAAGGAGGCCATATTTTTGGAGACCACCATGGccaaatcattgtacaaaaccTTAAGAGTGGACTCGGATTCGGTAGAGGTCAAACGTATATTGGACGAACAGGTGGTGAAATCTGCCTCCTTGTTCAAGGATGCG CATTTGGCGCCCACCAGCCAAACTCAATTGGAGAAAAGGCTAATGAAGAAAGGTGGCACCGCCCCAGCTTTGATTAACAAACCCTCAGGAGCTTCTAAGGTCCGTCCAACTTCCAAGCCCCATTCATCTGATGAGGAACCCGATGTGGATGTTGAAAATGCCCCAGTTATTCAAGGATCTTTTGAGGGATCCTTTGAGATAACCAAAACCGATGCGGATATTGCACGCAAAAAGACCACACCAACAAGGGCTTATGGCCATAGCAGTAGTTTGGCTCCCAAGACGGTGACTCCCTATGCTCTAAGAGTAAAGCCCAAGAAGCCAGGTATTGAGAAATTGACCACAATTACGCCACAGTCTTCTGTGCCCAAAGTTACGAGCTCAAGCAGTActacaaccaccaccaccaccaccactaccaaGGCTCCAAGTACAACCAAGTTCACCACAACGACAACGAGTACCACTACAACCTCAACAACCACTAGCACAACTACGGAGAAGCCAACGGTAACAACTACTAGCTCGACCACAACCACAACCACCACAGCTGAGCCTACCACAATGCCGACAACAAGAACCTCTACACACATGACACCCTCAACCACTCGTCCACCCATTACAACTGCAGGTTACCCCACAACGGCTTCATCAACTCAAATTAACCGCTTTAGCTACCCCCCTGTGGCGCTAACCTCTAATGCTCCTcagatgttgccaaaattagaTCAGAACTTGTTCACCTCAGTGCCAGTTTTGGATACGCAACCCTGGAGACCCATACATCGGGAAGTACCGGAATTTTTACCAGGTCCCCCGCCCTCATTCCCCACCAAGACTTTGCCTTCTCTTTTGCACTCAACATCTCTGCCGCCCATAGCCATTAACGAGGAGCCTCCTAGAAGACGCATTGATGAAATGGAACTACCCTTCCTGCCCGAGGAACCCACACCACCTAAGCCAGCCTTGGATCCCTATACGCCGAATTACTATGGACCCGCCTACAAAAAGCCCGAGTTGAATAGTGACTTAAAGGCTGCGGAGGATTTGGTCTTTTATCACAGCTTTGGAAATCCAGTCTTTATGCCAGGCTCAGAGGGTATAGAGCGTTTGGGAACTGGAGCCTCTGTGCAGCCCCATCCATTGCCAGTGCCTTTGATAGATGAGGTGGTTATACCACCCTTTAAGCCTCTAATAGCCAATGCAGGTTCACAGAGCAAAGTGCCCTTTGAGATTGGCTCGGAAAGTGATAAATTTGAACATTTGGGTGATGGTGTCATAGCCAAGAAACCAGAAAATGTAACAAATTCGGGAAAAAAAGAGACCAGCAGCACTACTGAAGCCGTCAGCTCTACCTTGCCCATTACCAATACCATAAACTCAAAGGAAAATGAGGAATACCTGCCCACTTTGAGGCCGCAACAAGATGAAATTGATTCCTCTTCAGTGACTTCAGAATTGGCTGACAAAATCGGAGAATTTTTCATGGATTGGCTAGATTTGCCCAAGGACGAGGTATCCCCCAAGCCAGAACAGTCTTTGGAATCTAGAATAGAGCCTGACGAGGAAGCTTTTACCACATTGGCCCCAGAGGTTAACAAGCCCATCGCTGCCTTTAACGAGTCATCCTCAACGACTACTACCACAACCTCAACAACCATAGCAACACCCACAACCACAGGCACCAGCAAACCGAACTTTTTAAATCTGAAGGAACTCATACTCAAACGCAATCAATTAAAGAAAGAGAATGAAAAGAAGACCATCGCTCAGGATATGGAAGGCAACCATACGGCCACCAATGACCAGCACATCATCGTAACCACTGAAGTGCCTAccgcaataacaacaactacagcCACCACCTCCACTGCTGCTCCCCCCACCAAGGCTTTGCCCACTACCAAACGTTACAAATTGCGTCCTGGCAATAGCAAACCACCCACCATATTAGATGACTCCATACTTTTCCCCTCCCACTCCAAATGGGAATTCGTTAACAATTCGGCAGCCAACAATTACGGCCACACCGGAAACATGCGCAAGGTTTTCAATACCACACTGCAGGCATGGGTATCAGAGGACATTGAGAAGACAGACAAATCTGAATCGGAGACTCTCGATGACATTAAGACGAAAATCAACAATGCCACAAACATACAGGACATCTCATTCATTTTCGATACCTTGGCCTCTAAACTGGGCATAACTCCCAGCCTGCCGGCAAAGGTGCCACCCTTCTCCCAAAACAAACTGAAGCAAACCCATCTATCAAATGAAGGCAGAATTAAGGCCTCCAGCACACCCCCAAAAACCACAAGGCCAGCCGGTGTGGCAGAGTCCACTTCCTATAGGAATACCGAAATGGAAGAAAGCAGCACTGCAGCCTTGAGCAGAACTTCCGAGGAGTCTCTACCATATATCGAAGAAAAGAGAAGAGAGCCCTTTATAAAACCCATGTCCAGCTTTATTGAAGACAGCTCTTCGGAGGGTGTGGGTGCCGCCATTCCAGTGGTGGGAGAGGCCGAAGTGGAAGTCATAGATCCCACCAAATATGAGGAGATGTTGAAGTCCTCGCAATTTGCTGACTCCACTACCACAGAGACCACACCCAAACTGGTGACATTGATGCCGGTCAGATCAAATTCGGGTATAAGAACCTACAAGCCCCTGGTGGAGACCGGTCGCAGTTCTTCATCATCGCCCAGTGTGGCAGCCACCAGTTCGCCGACATCCAAGGCACGCAAGGCCACATCCCCCAGACCCAGTATTACAcgcagaaaaaatatcaatcaaaGTCGTAGACTTCCCCCCGCAGAAGCAGTCATTAGAGGGGGACTAAAAGTTACTGTCAAATAG